From the genome of Fusobacterium varium, one region includes:
- the valS gene encoding Valine--tRNA ligase translates to MEELNKTYSPKEIESKWYKIWEDSKYFAGKMEEGKESYSIVIPPPNVTGILHMGHILNNSIQDTLVRYKRMCGYNTLWLPGCDHAGIATQNKVERKLAEEGLKKEDLGRDKFIEETWKWKEKHGGIITTQLRKIGASLDWDRERFTMDEGLSKAVREIFVHLYNDGLIYQGEYMVNWCPRCGTALADDEVEHVEKDGHLWHVKYPVKDSDEFIIIATSRPETMLADVAVAVHPEDDRYKHLIGKKLILPLVGREIPVIADDYVDREFGTGALKITPAHDPNDFNVGKKHNLPIINMLTKEATVTDEFPKYAGLDRFEARKVMVEELKETGALVKIENIKHNVGQCYRCQTVVEPRVSKQWFVKTETLAQKALEVVKNGEIKIMPKRMEKIYYNWLENIRDWCISRQLWWGHRIPAWYGPDKYIFVARDENEAKEMAVKHYGKEVDLIQEEDVLDTWFSSALWPFSTMGWPEKTKELETFYPTSTLVTGADIIFFWVARMIMFGLYEMKEIPFKDVFFHGIVRDEIGRKMSKSLGNSPDPLNLIDEFGADAIRFSMIYNTSQGQDVHFSEKLLEMGRNFANKIWNVARFVIMNLEGFDVKSVNKEELKLELVDKWIFSRMNETSKEVADYIDKFQLDDAAKAVYEFLRGDFCDWYVELAKVRLYNDDEAGKASKVTAQYVLWTVLESGLRMLHPFMPFITEEIWQKIKVKGDSIMIQQYPVADESLINRDIENSFEYIKEVISSLRNIKAEMGISPAKEVKVVIKTSDEMELKTLEDNYIFITKLAKIEELKYGKDMTKPEQSGFRVARNSEVYMILTGLLNAEVEIKKIQEQIEKVQKDLDKVNAKLSDERFTSKAPAHILERERRIQKEYQDKMDKLTENLKNFM, encoded by the coding sequence ATGGAAGAACTTAATAAGACTTATTCCCCTAAGGAAATAGAGTCAAAATGGTATAAGATCTGGGAAGATTCTAAATACTTTGCAGGAAAAATGGAAGAAGGAAAAGAAAGCTATTCAATAGTTATTCCTCCTCCAAACGTCACTGGTATACTTCATATGGGGCATATACTTAATAACTCTATCCAAGATACTCTAGTAAGATACAAGAGAATGTGTGGTTATAATACTTTATGGCTTCCAGGATGTGATCATGCTGGAATAGCTACTCAAAATAAAGTTGAAAGAAAACTTGCTGAAGAAGGATTAAAAAAAGAAGATTTAGGAAGAGATAAATTCATTGAAGAAACTTGGAAATGGAAAGAAAAGCATGGTGGAATCATAACTACTCAATTAAGAAAAATTGGAGCTTCTCTTGATTGGGACAGAGAAAGATTCACAATGGATGAAGGACTTTCAAAAGCTGTAAGAGAAATATTTGTTCACTTATACAATGATGGACTTATCTATCAAGGTGAATACATGGTAAACTGGTGTCCAAGATGTGGTACTGCTCTTGCTGATGATGAAGTTGAACATGTGGAAAAAGATGGTCATTTATGGCATGTAAAATATCCAGTAAAAGATTCTGATGAATTTATAATAATAGCTACTTCAAGACCTGAAACTATGCTTGCTGATGTAGCAGTTGCTGTACATCCTGAAGATGACAGATACAAACATCTTATAGGAAAAAAACTTATTCTTCCTCTAGTAGGAAGAGAAATTCCTGTAATAGCTGATGATTATGTAGATAGAGAGTTTGGAACTGGAGCTTTAAAAATAACTCCTGCTCATGACCCTAATGACTTTAATGTTGGAAAAAAACATAATCTCCCTATAATAAATATGCTTACAAAGGAAGCTACAGTTACTGATGAGTTTCCTAAATATGCTGGTTTAGATAGATTTGAAGCTAGAAAAGTAATGGTTGAAGAATTAAAAGAAACTGGAGCACTTGTTAAAATAGAAAATATAAAACATAATGTAGGTCAATGCTATAGATGTCAAACTGTAGTTGAACCAAGGGTTTCTAAACAATGGTTTGTTAAAACTGAAACTCTAGCTCAAAAAGCTTTAGAAGTAGTAAAAAATGGTGAAATAAAAATCATGCCTAAGAGAATGGAAAAAATCTATTATAATTGGCTTGAAAATATAAGAGATTGGTGTATCTCAAGGCAACTTTGGTGGGGACATAGAATCCCAGCTTGGTATGGTCCTGATAAATACATTTTTGTAGCAAGAGATGAAAATGAAGCTAAAGAAATGGCTGTTAAACATTATGGAAAAGAAGTTGATTTAATCCAAGAAGAAGATGTTCTTGATACTTGGTTTTCTTCTGCATTATGGCCTTTCTCTACAATGGGATGGCCTGAAAAAACTAAAGAGCTTGAAACTTTCTATCCTACATCTACACTTGTTACAGGAGCAGATATAATTTTCTTCTGGGTAGCTAGAATGATCATGTTTGGATTATATGAAATGAAAGAAATTCCTTTTAAAGATGTATTTTTCCATGGAATTGTAAGAGATGAAATTGGAAGAAAAATGTCTAAGTCTTTAGGAAATTCTCCAGATCCATTAAATCTAATAGATGAATTTGGTGCAGACGCTATCAGATTCTCTATGATATATAACACATCTCAAGGACAGGATGTACATTTCTCAGAGAAACTTCTTGAAATGGGAAGAAACTTTGCTAATAAGATATGGAATGTCGCAAGATTTGTTATCATGAACCTTGAAGGATTTGATGTAAAATCTGTAAATAAAGAAGAGCTTAAACTTGAATTAGTCGATAAATGGATATTCTCTAGAATGAATGAAACTTCTAAAGAAGTGGCTGACTATATTGATAAATTCCAATTAGATGATGCTGCTAAAGCTGTTTATGAATTTTTGAGAGGAGATTTCTGTGACTGGTATGTTGAACTTGCAAAAGTAAGACTATACAATGATGATGAAGCTGGAAAAGCTTCTAAAGTAACTGCTCAATATGTACTTTGGACAGTACTAGAATCTGGACTTAGAATGCTTCATCCATTTATGCCATTTATAACAGAAGAAATCTGGCAAAAAATTAAAGTTAAAGGAGATTCTATCATGATACAGCAATATCCTGTGGCTGATGAATCACTAATCAACAGAGATATTGAAAATTCGTTTGAATATATCAAAGAGGTTATTTCTTCTTTAAGAAATATAAAAGCTGAAATGGGAATTTCTCCAGCTAAAGAAGTAAAAGTAGTTATTAAAACTTCTGATGAGATGGAATTAAAAACTCTTGAAGATAACTATATCTTCATAACTAAATTGGCTAAAATAGAAGAACTTAAATATGGAAAAGATATGACAAAACCTGAACAAAGTGGATTTAGAGTAGCTAGAAATTCTGAAGTGTATATGATACTTACTGGACTTTTAAATGCTGAAGTTGAAATCAAAAAAATACAGGAACAAATAGAAAAAGTCCAAAAAGATCTTGATAAAGTTAATGCAAAACTTTCTGATGAAAGATTTACTTCTAAAGCTCCTGCCCATATTTTAGAAAGAGAAAGAAGAATTCAAAAAGAATACCAAGATAAAATGGATAAACTTACTGAAAATCTTAAGAACTTTATGTAA
- the engB gene encoding Probable GTP-binding protein EngB, whose product MNIKQADFVKSAVYEKDYPEQLNNMEFAFVGRSNVGKSSLINSITGRKKLAKTSKTPGRTQLINYFKINNEFFIVDLPGYGFAKVPKEMKAEWGKTMDRYIASPRKKLVFVLLDIRRIPSQEDIEMLVYLDHHDIPFKIIFTKMDKVSNNEKFKIMKEIKKKIEFHNEDVFFHSSLSDNGKEDILNFIETMLENKD is encoded by the coding sequence ATGAATATAAAACAGGCAGATTTTGTTAAATCGGCAGTTTATGAAAAAGATTACCCTGAGCAATTAAATAATATGGAATTTGCTTTTGTGGGAAGATCTAATGTAGGAAAATCCTCTTTGATCAATAGCATCACTGGCAGAAAAAAACTAGCAAAAACAAGTAAAACTCCAGGAAGGACTCAACTTATAAATTATTTCAAAATAAATAATGAATTCTTTATAGTTGACCTTCCAGGATATGGATTTGCCAAAGTGCCTAAAGAAATGAAAGCTGAATGGGGAAAAACAATGGACAGATATATTGCCAGTCCAAGAAAAAAACTGGTTTTTGTCCTTTTAGATATAAGAAGAATCCCTAGTCAAGAAGATATAGAAATGCTTGTATACCTTGATCATCATGATATTCCTTTTAAAATAATTTTTACTAAAATGGATAAGGTTTCAAATAATGAAAAATTTAAAATAATGAAAGAAATAAAGAAAAAAATAGAGTTTCACAATGAGGATGTTTTCTTTCACTCTTCACTTTCAGATAATGGAAAAGAAGATATTCTTAATTTTATAGAAACTATGCTGGAAAATAAAGATTAA